Within Celeribacter marinus, the genomic segment GCCGCTTTCTCCATCGGAGCGACCGCCTCGTCATAGCGGCGCAAACGGTACAACCCCCATGCAAGGCTGTCGGTGATATATCCTTCATTTGGCCGCGCCTCTGACGCCTGACGGATCATATCCATCGCCTCATCCAGATTGACGTTCAATTCCAAAAACGAATACCCCAGATAGTTGAGCACCGAGGGCTGGCCCGGCTCCAACTCAAGGGCTTTGCGCAAATCAGCCTCGGACTCAGCCCACATATCAAGCTGCTCATGAGCAATCCCACGGGTGAAAAATAACGGCCATTGCGCACGCGTTGGTGTCTCGAACAGATCAATTGCCCGCGTGTACACTTTGATCGCGCCAGCATTGTCCTCGGCGCGGCGCAATGCGTCGCCATACGAAATAAGGACATCTGCCCGCTCTGGGTGCGCCTCAGCCAGTTGACGCAGCACGTCCATTTCAGCGTCTTCACGCCCCGCATTGCGCAAGGTTTCCGCACGCCCCAACTCGGTCAGGTGAGAGTTCGGATTATCACTTGGCAAACTATCATAGACCTCGGCCGCAAGATCGAAGTTGCCCAAGGCATTCAAAAGCTCGCCCGTCAAAAGAACATATTGCGCGCGCTCGGGGCGCAACTCCAACGCGATACGCGCATAGAGCAACGTGTAGGCATTGCTCGGCCCGCCCGACAAAGCGGCGGCAATCTCGTAAAAGACATTGGCAAACCCATCAGTGGCCGTTGTCAGTTCAACGAATGGCACCGCCTCGCCCGCTCGCAACGCGTCGGCCAATTCGTCCAACTCAACATCACCCACCCCATCAAAGAATGCATCATACAGGGCCAATGCCTCGTCATTGCGTTCAAGCTGGCTTAGCATCTGCATCCGCGCGATCAGGGCATCACGGGTCTCTGGCGCGCTTTCATCCGACAAAAGTGCTTCGCCGCTTTCGAAATCACCCACCATCGCGTAGGCCATTGCCTTGTTAAACGGCCCAAAAAACCCGGAGGCTTGTCCTTCGAGCGTTGCCGCATCAAAGGCCTCGACCGCCGCGCCTATTTCGCCCTTACCAACAAGGGCCCAAGCCCGCATGAACCCGTCGACCACCGATGAGATGGATTGCCCGTCATCAAGAGCCGAGATAACGCCATCGAAATCGCCCGCTTTCACACGCAAGGCAAAGGACGCCATGGCCGCAATCTGATTGCCTGAATCGACACTTTCCAAAACGGCTGCGTAGCCCTTGATCCCGCCAAAATCTCCGCGCGCGATACTTGCCGATAACACCGCCTCAAGAAGAGCAACATCTTTAGGTGCTTCCACCAAGGCGGCTGTCGCGTACTGCGCCAATTCTTCAAAGTTGTTATCAAACGTGGCTTGTCGAGAGGCGAGGTAGGCACCTGCATCCGCATAGACCGGCGCAACACTGACGGCGCCTAGGCCCACGCTAAATGCGACGGTACTCAAGGCTCGGATCAAAAACGAAGCGCGTGTCGGCACGGGGCGGTCTCCTTGTATGAACGTGGTCCAACAGTAGCGACCCACCCTGACCACCGCAACGCAAACGGGAGCCAAATTTGGCTCCCGTTTCAATCGTCTTAGACACGATCGTGTGACAACTCACATATTGCCGTAGTTTGGCCCATCGCCCCCTTGGGGGACGGTCCACGTGATGTTCTGGCTGGCCTCTTTGATATCGCAGGTTTTGCAATGCACACAGTTTTGGAAGTTGACGACGAATTTGGGATCGCTGCCCGCTTCGCCGACATATTCGTACACGCCCGCAGGGCAATACCGCGCGGACGGGCCGCCATACACGGCATAATCCACATCCACAGCCACACGTGGGTCTTTAAGACGAAGATGTGACGGCTGGCTTTCCTCATGGTTGGTCGCGGCGAATGACACGTTGGTCAAACGATCAAACGACAAAACACCATCGGGCTTGGGGTAGTCGATCATCGGATAGTCAGCGGCCTTTCCCGTAGCCTCAGCATCCGCTTTCCCGTGCTTGAGCGTCCCGAATAGCGACACGCCAAAGAGAGTGTTGGTCCACATGTCAAATCCGCCAAGCGCCAGTGAGGCGGACAGACCGAATTTCGACCAAAGCGGCTTTACGTTGCGAACCCGTTTGAGGTCTTTGGCCACGGCACCAGTCCGCAACTCCGCCTCGTAGGCCTCCAAGGTATCCCCCGAACGCCCGTCTTTGAGCGCCGCAATCACGGCCTCGGCGGCGGCTTTGCCAGAGAGCATCGCGTTGTGGTTGCCCTTGATGCGCGGCACATTGACAAGACCCACGGAACAGCCAAGCAAAGCCCCCCCGGGAAACGCCGATTTAGGCATGGATTGATATCCGCCCTCCGAAATCGCGCGCGCGCCATATGCCACACGTTTGCCGCCCTTGAGCAGATCGGCCACCATCGGGTGATGCTTGAACTGCTGAAACTCCATGTAGGGGAACAGGTTAGGGTTTTTGTAGTTCAGGTGGACCACAAACCCGATGAAAACCTGATTGTTCTCGGCGTGATAGATGAATGCACCACCGCCCGCCTTGCCACCCAATGGCCATCCCATCGTGTGCGTGACAGTGCCCTCTTTGTGCTTTTCGGGATCGATCTCCCAAACTTCCTTCATCCCAAGGCCGAACTTTTGCGGCTCGCGCCCCGCGCAAAGATCATATTTTGCAATCACTTCCTTGGCGAGTGATCCGCGCACACCCTCGGACAAGAGCACGTATTTTCCGTGCAATTCCATTCCGGGCTCATAGCCCTCGGACGGGGTGCCATCGGGGTTCTTGCCAAATTCGCCTGCAACCACGCCTTTGACTTCGCCGGTGCCGCCGTAGACAAGTTCGGAACACGCCATACCCGGGAAAATCTCGACGCCCATCTCTTCGGCCTGTTCGGCCATCCAACGGCAAACATTGCCCATAGAGACGATGTAATTGCCATGATTGTTCATCAACGGCGGCATAGGGAAGTTAGGAATGCGAAGATGACCCGCTTCGCCAAGCATATAGAAATTGTCTTTCTTGACCTTGGTCTTGATCGGCGCGCCGCGCGTTTTCCAATCAGGCATCAACGCGTCAAGGCCACAAGGGTCCAGCACGGCGCCTGACAAAATATGCGCGCCAACTTCGGAGCCTTTTTCCAAGACAACGATGTTCAAATCCGCGTCCAACTGCTTAAGGCGGATCGCCGCAGACAGGCCAGCAGGTCCAGCCCCGACAATCACGACGTCATATTCCATCGTCTCGCGCTCAATATTCGACATTAAATTACTCCCTCAACTCGACGGCTCGTCGCGCCTTCCTACCCCCAACATAAGGGGATGGTCAATTTGATCCTACTGTTTCGCGGCGTCCAAACCAGCGAAAATGGAGCGTTTTTTGTCCCTTCGTCACGGAATGAACACCCTACCTCTTGCATTTGGTCTATGAGTGCTGTTGTGGTGGTACAACAAAAGCAACAACCGACGCGGGAGGCCCACCGGCCGATCTCGCGTTTTTCGTATCTGAGAATGAGTGCCATGGAAAAAATCTTGACGACCCGTGCGGGTCACGTCGCAATGAGCGCCGAGTTGAAAAACCTTAAATCCGTTGAGCGCCCCGCGATCATTCAAGCGGTTGCCGAGGCGCGTGAGCACGGCGATCTATCGGAAAACGCCGAATATCACTCCGCGCGCGAAAAACACAGCTTCATCGAGGGCCGGATCAAGGAACTCGAAGGCATCTTGTCCTTATCCGAAGTGATCGACCCGAAAACGCTGTCAGGCACCGTCAAATTCGGCGCGACCGTCACAATCGTGGACGAAGATACGGATGAGGAAAAAACCTTTCAGATCGTTGGCCAATATGAGGCCGATATCGAACGCGGATTGCTCAACATCCAGTCGCCTATTGCGCGGGCATTGATCGGCAAAGAGGATGGCGACAGCGTGGCTGTGCGCACCCCCGGCGGTGACAAGAGCTATGAAATCCTAAAAGTCGAATTTATCTAAATTTCGTTCTCTAACTCCGCGTGGAGGCCATTTTGGCTGACGACAAGACCAAACCACATATTGAGCTGGGCGTGTATCAGCGTCCGGATGTTGACCAACGTGTCACGGCCAGCGAGATAATCGCGGGCGTGCTGTCGTTGGTCTGGCTTGTCATGACTGCGGGCTATTTTTTGATCGTTGATGGCGGTGCCGCGCAGACCTCGTTCGATAGCATTCGGTTCGTGATGATTCTCATCGCGATTTTTATGCCTGTCGCCATGATCTGGGTCGGCGCGTTGGCCGTGCGTGCGTCCACAACCATGCGTGACGAAAGTCGCCGCCTTCAAACCGCTATTTCCGCAATGCGCCAAAGCTATCTTGCACAACAGCATAACAACCCCGCCAATAGCTCCGTTGAAAAGAAACTCGAAGAGATCGCAGCGGCTCAACGCAAAACCGAAAGCACGCTCGCCACATTCACATCCGTGCGCCCCTCGGCGGCACCGGCGGAGGATCGTTTGGCGATTCCATCGCCCATGCGAATGGATGAACAGGCCTCACTCGCACTTGGCACCCCGTCCGAGGCGCTCGCACCGCCCTTGTCGGTCGCTGATTTCATCAAAGCCTTGAACTTTCCAGAGACGGCCGAGGACAAAGAGGGGTTTCGCGCCCTGCGCCGCGCTCTGTCTGACCACAAAGTCAGCCAGTTGGTCCACGCTGCCCAAGACATTCTCACCCTGCTCAGCCAAGATGGCATCTACATGGACGACCTCACACCGGACCGCGCACGGCCCGAAGTCTGGCGCAAATTCGCCAAAGGTGTGCGCGGATCGGCCGTAGCCCCCCTTGGCGGCGTTCGTGACCGCTCGTCCTTGGCGCTCGCCGCCGCACGCATGAAGCAAGACGCAATTTTCCGCGATGCCGTGCACCACTTTTTGCGCAAATTTGACAAGACACTGGCCGAATTTGAAGACACGGCATCCGACGAAGAGATCTCGGCACTGTCCAACACACGGACCGCGCGTGCATTCATGTTGCTCGGACGCGTCACGGGCACGTTCGACTAACCTCATGGCCTCACTCAACACATCACAGTTCAAACGCGGCATTTTTGACGGCCTGCCGTTCCACTTGGTGCTTGTGCCATTTGGAGCCATTTTTGGCGTGATCGCCACCGAGGCCGGTCTGAACCTTGTTCAAGTTATGGGATTTACGGTTCTTGTGATTGCAGGCGCCGCACAACTGACGGCGTTACAATTGATGCTCGATAACGCGCCGACACTGGTTGTGATTGTCACTGCATTGGCGGTCAACCTTCGCATGGCGATGTATTCGGCGTCACTCGTGCCGCACCTCGGCCCTGCGCCGTTCTGGATGCGTGCCTTGGCCGCCTATTTCCTGTTTGATCAACCCTACGCTCTCTCCTCAATTGCGTTCGAAAAAGAGCCGTCCCGCACCGCGATTGAAAAAGTCAGCTACTTTCTGGGCGTTGGCATCCCTTTGGCCATATCGTGGTATGTCGCGACCTTGGCGGGGGCACTGCTTGGCGAGCGTATTCCGGCGCAAATGGGTGTCGATTTTGCGGTCCCCCTGACCTTTATCGCTGTTGTCGCCCCGATGATGCGAACCGTTGCACATGTTGCAACCGCCCTGACCTCGGTCGTCCTTGTTATCGCCCTTAGCTTTATGCCCTATGGCTCCGGCTTACTGGTCGCGGCTCTGATCGCGCTGTTTGTGGGCGCGCAGGTCGAGTTATGGGTAGAAAAGCGAAAGGCACGCAGCTAATGGAACCCGCGACTTCTCAGGTCTGGATCATCATTGTCGTACTCGGTATCTGCACCTATCTGATCCGCCTGTCCTTCATGGGATTGATCGGCGACCGCCCCTTGCCCGAATGGCTATTGCGGATGTTGCGCTACACCCCTGTGGCAGTCCTACCGGCTGTTGTGGCCCCAATGTTGCTTGGATCTGGGGCCCATAGCGGCGATGCGTTGCGTATTGGCGCAGCCCTTGCAACGCTCGTCGTGGGCCTCACGACCCGCAATGTCCTATGGGCGATTGCCACAGGGTTCGGACTGTTCTTCGGAATTGGTGCGCTACTGGGTTAAGGTCGCGATCAAATCGCCGCGCAAACGCAAATCAGGGGCCTGAATGAGACCCGTGTTGTCATCAGGCGAGTCGTCGCGGTGCATTTGCTCCACCGCCCCACGCGAAGCGAAATACGCGGTCAGTTTCTTTGGGAACATCGTACTTTTCACATCTTCAAATCCCGGGAGACTGGCCAAGATGCTTGAAATACTGCGCGCGCATTGTGCCTTTGGCACCGCGCCGTAACTTTGAATGCGCGCCAACGCAAATTCGGCCACCTGTGGCGACACAAAAATGGTTTGCTCGATCACGTCAAACGTCTCGCGCGCATGATAGTCGATGTAGAATGCAACAGCCGCGTCGCTCATGCCGTAGACGACATCATTGCGCTCTGGCAAATGCGGGTGCTTGAACGTTCCCGCGGGATCAAAAATCGCGCGCTGTGACGGCGCATTGACCAAAAGGCCGGAGTGCGCGCCTGCGCCGCTGCGCTTACCGATCACGGTAAACAACGTCAAAGACGCCGATCCGTCGCTCACATAGCGCGCACGGGTCACTTCGGCTTCGCCAGCCCAACGCGGCTCTGCCGCACCACACGCGCTAAGAGCCAATAAGGCAAAAACCACCAAGAGCCGCGATAGCGTCATAAAAGTGATCCTCAACCTATTTGGCGAACCAACGAATTAGCCGTTAAAAACAGCCAGAAAAACCAGAACTGCGATGGATGCGATTGCAACATACGTGGACCATTTAATGAACCCTGCGAATGCTTTTTCTTGAGTCGAAATATCCATTTCGCCGTGCTTGTGGTCAGCCATTGTGCCTTTTCCTTTTATCTTGTGGCGTCATATGCGCCTTTTCTCAGAGTGAATTAGACGATTCAGCGCCCGCTGTCACCGTTGGATTCACGCCTTTTTGCTCTCATCTGCGTCTGAATTCTCTAAATCAGCGGCCAAACGAAACCCGATCCGTGCCGGAGCGGCCTCCGGCTCGTGTTTTGGCAAGGCGCGCAGCATGACATTGAGCTGGGTGACGTGTTGAACAAGTTGCGTTTTGGCACCGGTCCCATCGGTTCCGTAAAAGGTCACGATATCAGGGTCAAAATATCCGATCCCTTCAATCCGCAGCACTCCGGATTCCGATCCGGCAAATCCCATCGCAATCTCGTGCTCGTTGTCGAGCTGCTGTTCAAAGTTATTGATGTAAAGAATGAGGCGTTCATAGGCCCATTCCGCCGGACTCTTTTGATCAAGCGGCTTGCGCGACAAGGCATCTGGGAGCGGCAGCTGTTCGGCCGTGCGTGGTGCATTTGGGTTGGCATGAACCGCGCGCCCGTATTGCAAGGCCGCCGCTTCGTGCGCTTCTGCCGTTGTTTGGATTTGATCGTAATCGCTCATGCCATCTCCCGCTTTTGCCAGATATACGCACCATCCCCTCTCATCGTGCGCGAGACAAGCCCCTGCGCAAATAAGTGATTGCAATGCGCCATCGCCTCGACCATCGCGAGCCCGTATTCGCCGCTCTTAATCTCGCGTTTGAACAGTACAGAAAAACAGTCACACGCGGTGCGCGGCTGTTCCAGAAATCCCAGCAGTCGCGTGAGCGCAGCATGATGATTGTCCGTCAACTGGCGCAACCGTGTCGGCAGCCCCGTAAAAATGCGTTTGTGCCCCGTCAAAATCAACTGATCGTCGGTCGCAAAGGGTTTGAACCGCTCACAGCTTTCCAACCACTCCCCCAACGGATCGGCATCCGGTTCGGTCGTATGCACACCGATATTCGGAGAAATCGACGCCAATAGCTGATCACCGCCAATAACCATCTCGCCATCACGGCTCCAAAAGGTCGCATGTTCGGGCGCATGCCCGTTGCCGCACCGCACATCCCATAACCGCCCGCCAATCTCGATCTCGTCGCCCTCGCGTATGCGGGTAAAGCCAAGCGGAATATCAGCCACCGCATCAGCGGTATTGAACGGACGGCTCGTTTCGCGCTCGGCGTAAATCGCCGCATCCATCCCGCTTGAGCGCCAAAAGCGCAGCATCTGGGGCGTTGGTGCGTCCTGAACATCCAGTTTGAGCATCCGCGCCATGAGATACGCGGTACGTGTTGTGACCAATGTCGCGCCGTGCTGCGCCATGAACCACCCCGCCAATCCGATATGATCGAGGTGGTGATGGGTGGCAATGACGCGCGACACGGGTTTGCCGCCCATCGGACCCGCCATCAAGTCGCCCCACACCGCACGGGTGCGCGAGGTGTCGATGCCCGTGTCGACCACGGTCCAACTGTCGCCCTCATAAAACATATAGACATTCACATGCTCGAGCGGTCCGGGCATGGGGATACGCGCCCACAAAAGACCGGTGGACACCTCGACCGCCTCCCCCGTAACTGGTGGCTCAACGGGGGTTCGGATCGGTGTTTTCATCAGGCTAAAAGGTCTTCTGGTGTGAGGGCATAAAGATCGCTGGCCCCAAGGCGCGCTTGCACCAAGAGGGACGTATACTCGGGCAACATACGCAGAATATAGAACCGCGCAAGACGCGTGCGCGTCCCCGCCTCACCCTCGGCCAGTGCCGATTTCAAATGGTAGTACCCACCTAAAACCCGTGCAAATGCGCGCAAAAACGCGGTCGCCCCCGCAAAGCGGTCATTGAGATCAAGCGCCAGTACCGCCTCAAGTCCCTCGCGTAGCGTTTCCGCCGCGCTCCAAACAGGTCCGGCCAGTTCGGGCAACGACACCCGCGCCGCTTCGGCAAAGGCTTCGATTTCGTCGAGCAATGCATTTGCGGCCTCGCCACCATCCATCAACTTGCGGGCCACAAGGTCCATCGCCTGAATGCCGTTGGTGCCCTCGTAGATCGAGGTAATGCGGGCATCGCGGGCGTATTGCGCCGCCCCCGTTTCCTCGATGAACCCCATGCCGCCGTGGACCTGTACGCCAAGCTGCGCAACATCATGACCAATGTCGGTCCCAAACGCCTTGGCAATCGGAATGAGGAACGCACCGCGCGCCTGCCATTCGGGATCGTCGCGCCCTAGATCAAGCGCCACACCGCAGGCCAGCGAAATACACCGCGCCACATAGGTGTCCGCCCGCATCACCGCGAGCATCCGGCGCACATCGGCATGGTCGATAATCGCACCCGTGCCATCCGCACCAAGCGGCGTGCGGCCCTGAACGCGGTCCGCCGCATAGGCGTGTGCCTTTTGCGTAGCGGCCTCGGCCACACCCACGCCCTGCATCCCCACACCAAGACGCGCATTGTTCATCATCGTGAACATGCATTTCATGCCTTCGTGCTCGTTACCGACAAGCCACCCTTTGGCCCCGTTGTAGTCCATAACGCAGGTGGGCGAACCGTGAATGCCGAGCTTATGCTCGAGGCTCACAACGCTGAGGCTATTGGCATCACCGGCCTCGCCATCCGCGTCAGGAAGGAACTTAGGAACAAGGAAAAGCGAAATGCCTTTGGTCCCCTCGCCGCCATCGGGCAATCGCGCCAAAACAAGATGGCAAATATTACCGGAAAAATCGTTGTCGCCCCATGTGATATAGATCTTTT encodes:
- a CDS encoding tetratricopeptide repeat protein; translation: MPTRASFLIRALSTVAFSVGLGAVSVAPVYADAGAYLASRQATFDNNFEELAQYATAALVEAPKDVALLEAVLSASIARGDFGGIKGYAAVLESVDSGNQIAAMASFALRVKAGDFDGVISALDDGQSISSVVDGFMRAWALVGKGEIGAAVEAFDAATLEGQASGFFGPFNKAMAYAMVGDFESGEALLSDESAPETRDALIARMQMLSQLERNDEALALYDAFFDGVGDVELDELADALRAGEAVPFVELTTATDGFANVFYEIAAALSGGPSNAYTLLYARIALELRPERAQYVLLTGELLNALGNFDLAAEVYDSLPSDNPNSHLTELGRAETLRNAGREDAEMDVLRQLAEAHPERADVLISYGDALRRAEDNAGAIKVYTRAIDLFETPTRAQWPLFFTRGIAHEQLDMWAESEADLRKALELEPGQPSVLNYLGYSFLELNVNLDEAMDMIRQASEARPNEGYITDSLAWGLYRLRRYDEAVAPMEKAAALMSTDPIVNDHLGDVYWAVGREREARFQWRRALSFDPEEVEAERIRLKLDIGLDRVLTQEGAEPTRPLNDG
- a CDS encoding electron transfer flavoprotein-ubiquinone oxidoreductase; the encoded protein is MSNIERETMEYDVVIVGAGPAGLSAAIRLKQLDADLNIVVLEKGSEVGAHILSGAVLDPCGLDALMPDWKTRGAPIKTKVKKDNFYMLGEAGHLRIPNFPMPPLMNNHGNYIVSMGNVCRWMAEQAEEMGVEIFPGMACSELVYGGTGEVKGVVAGEFGKNPDGTPSEGYEPGMELHGKYVLLSEGVRGSLAKEVIAKYDLCAGREPQKFGLGMKEVWEIDPEKHKEGTVTHTMGWPLGGKAGGGAFIYHAENNQVFIGFVVHLNYKNPNLFPYMEFQQFKHHPMVADLLKGGKRVAYGARAISEGGYQSMPKSAFPGGALLGCSVGLVNVPRIKGNHNAMLSGKAAAEAVIAALKDGRSGDTLEAYEAELRTGAVAKDLKRVRNVKPLWSKFGLSASLALGGFDMWTNTLFGVSLFGTLKHGKADAEATGKAADYPMIDYPKPDGVLSFDRLTNVSFAATNHEESQPSHLRLKDPRVAVDVDYAVYGGPSARYCPAGVYEYVGEAGSDPKFVVNFQNCVHCKTCDIKEASQNITWTVPQGGDGPNYGNM
- a CDS encoding aa3-type cytochrome c oxidase subunit IV, whose protein sequence is MADHKHGEMDISTQEKAFAGFIKWSTYVAIASIAVLVFLAVFNG
- a CDS encoding DUF6173 family protein, which encodes MSDYDQIQTTAEAHEAAALQYGRAVHANPNAPRTAEQLPLPDALSRKPLDQKSPAEWAYERLILYINNFEQQLDNEHEIAMGFAGSESGVLRIEGIGYFDPDIVTFYGTDGTGAKTQLVQHVTQLNVMLRALPKHEPEAAPARIGFRLAADLENSDADESKKA
- a CDS encoding MBL fold metallo-hydrolase, with protein sequence MKTPIRTPVEPPVTGEAVEVSTGLLWARIPMPGPLEHVNVYMFYEGDSWTVVDTGIDTSRTRAVWGDLMAGPMGGKPVSRVIATHHHLDHIGLAGWFMAQHGATLVTTRTAYLMARMLKLDVQDAPTPQMLRFWRSSGMDAAIYAERETSRPFNTADAVADIPLGFTRIREGDEIEIGGRLWDVRCGNGHAPEHATFWSRDGEMVIGGDQLLASISPNIGVHTTEPDADPLGEWLESCERFKPFATDDQLILTGHKRIFTGLPTRLRQLTDNHHAALTRLLGFLEQPRTACDCFSVLFKREIKSGEYGLAMVEAMAHCNHLFAQGLVSRTMRGDGAYIWQKREMA
- a CDS encoding AzlC family ABC transporter permease, coding for MASLNTSQFKRGIFDGLPFHLVLVPFGAIFGVIATEAGLNLVQVMGFTVLVIAGAAQLTALQLMLDNAPTLVVIVTALAVNLRMAMYSASLVPHLGPAPFWMRALAAYFLFDQPYALSSIAFEKEPSRTAIEKVSYFLGVGIPLAISWYVATLAGALLGERIPAQMGVDFAVPLTFIAVVAPMMRTVAHVATALTSVVLVIALSFMPYGSGLLVAALIALFVGAQVELWVEKRKARS
- a CDS encoding acyl-CoA dehydrogenase, translated to MAYRAPVSDYAFILDHVVDYARVASTARFSEADRDVVAAIIDEAAKLSNDVMAPLDRGGDLTPARLENGGVISSPGFADAFAQIAEGGWIGMLAEPDNGGMGLPLTLASVVNEMMSGACLSLALEPLMCQGQIEALEHHACDEIKALYLPKLVSGDWCGTMNLTESGAGSDVGALRTKATRNDDGSYDITGQKIYITWGDNDFSGNICHLVLARLPDGGEGTKGISLFLVPKFLPDADGEAGDANSLSVVSLEHKLGIHGSPTCVMDYNGAKGWLVGNEHEGMKCMFTMMNNARLGVGMQGVGVAEAATQKAHAYAADRVQGRTPLGADGTGAIIDHADVRRMLAVMRADTYVARCISLACGVALDLGRDDPEWQARGAFLIPIAKAFGTDIGHDVAQLGVQVHGGMGFIEETGAAQYARDARITSIYEGTNGIQAMDLVARKLMDGGEAANALLDEIEAFAEAARVSLPELAGPVWSAAETLREGLEAVLALDLNDRFAGATAFLRAFARVLGGYYHLKSALAEGEAGTRTRLARFYILRMLPEYTSLLVQARLGASDLYALTPEDLLA
- a CDS encoding AzlD domain-containing protein, with product MEPATSQVWIIIVVLGICTYLIRLSFMGLIGDRPLPEWLLRMLRYTPVAVLPAVVAPMLLGSGAHSGDALRIGAALATLVVGLTTRNVLWAIATGFGLFFGIGALLG
- the greA gene encoding transcription elongation factor GreA encodes the protein MEKILTTRAGHVAMSAELKNLKSVERPAIIQAVAEAREHGDLSENAEYHSAREKHSFIEGRIKELEGILSLSEVIDPKTLSGTVKFGATVTIVDEDTDEEKTFQIVGQYEADIERGLLNIQSPIARALIGKEDGDSVAVRTPGGDKSYEILKVEFI